The genomic region CTGCCATGCCTGAGACTCCACGGTCATTTGACAGGCTCTGTCCTGGAGGCCGCCCCTTCCTCTGCatggaaaaaacccttctgtgacccagctgtgctgcctgaggGAACCCTCTCAGCAACCCTCCCtctcccagggaagctgcttCACTGGCAAAAACACTGCCTGGCACCAGAGTGAGAACCTACAATGCCTCAAAAAAGCTGCCTGTGCACCTCCCTGCACTCACACTGTGGAGATGGCCAGGAATGAGGGCCAGGCTTCCCAAAACATAAAATCTCTTGTGGGGAAAACCACCCTACCTTTTTTGGAATGGGGCTCCCTCGGCGGCTCAACTCCTCATCCATCTGTCGGGCACGCTGGAAGAGGAAGGGCAGTGGGATAAGCAGGGCTCTTCTCCCTACCTGGCCAGGTGAACACTGACCCCAGCCCACCTGTGAGAGCAGCACTGAACTGCAGCAAGCAGCACCCACACCTGGGATTCTCCTTGCCCTGCATTCCCTTTAAGCCAAACATCCCCCACTCTGCCTCTGCACTACTGCACTGGCAGCCAAGAAGAGCCAGAGAACAAAGTGATCCCAACTCTTCTCCCAGCTCTCACAGGTCATTTAAACCTCTGTGTACAATCACAACAATTACCTTTGGCACTGCCTGCTCATGGGGCAACCTGGGAACCACCTTTTTGCCATCGGAGAACAACAGTTTGGCCTGCAGGAAGACAAAGAAGGTTCCATGGATTCTGGGCTCAGAGAGGGCCCCATAAGCAATCCCCACCTCTACATATCTGCCTAAAAGCCCTGCAACAGCTTTGCTTTTGGAGTGCTACCAGGCCCTGCTTCCACAGACAGCCAGATGCAAAAGCACAATCTGAGCATATTAAATTCTGGAGAACTGGCAGATAAGCAAGCCGTGAAAGGAATAATCCTGCCCTACCCTGCCAGGGCCCTCTGACAGGTGCTGGGAGCCAGTTTCTGTGGGACTCCAGCAGAATGCCATGTTCctacagcagcactgagaagaagcagcatgagctgcccagccctgactgcTCCCTTCTTCCCAGTGAGAATGAATCCCAACACAGCAGTCACACAACGCCCGTGGATGTCCCCTCACAGTGACAGCAAAGCTGTTAAGAGGGACGCTTTCTAGGCAGGCTGCTTTGCTTGGCTGGGCACTCAAGAAACACCTCACCAGCACCTacctgctccaggcagctcctACAGGTCTCCTGGATGAGCTGCTCTGGGTCCACCTCCTCCCCAACGTTATCACGCACATTGATGGCTGCTGTCTGGAAaaactggagaggaaaaggcaggagaggGTGACAGCCTGTGCAGTGTCAGCTTGGCTCACAGCCAGGCGTGATGGCCTTGGTGGCAGCCGAGCTGTCCCCACGCACCTTCAGGCTGCTGCCCACCTGTCCCAGCGCTCACCTTCATGTACTTGTTGAAGATGCCCTGGATCTCCTCGttgatgctgggctgcagcacgGCGCGCAGCAGGTCCATGGACACGCTCGGGTCCGTGAAGCTGCGGGCGGAGGGCTCAGGAGGGCGGCGCGGAACCCCCCTGCCTAGCCCGGTCTAACGCGATCCTCCCTGCGCCCGGTGCCCATCCCCGTCCCGCGGTCCCACccttcccctccatcccccacGTGCCCCGGCCGTCCGTCCCGGCCCCGCCGTACCTGGTGGTCATCTGGGAGCGCCGCCCGCGCCGCTGCACCTGCCGGTGCTTGATCATGATGTTCCAGGGGCTCTGCGGGACACACGCATCAGCCGCGGCTCCGCCGCcctccgcccgccgccccccaaaccggcccggcccggccccctcCTCACCGTGCTGACCAGCTGCTCCTCGGCATCGCCCGGGCCCTCCTCGCCCGGCGGCCCCGGCTGCTGCTCCGCATCGCGGGCGGCGCCCATGGCCGCGCTGCCGGCTGCGCTGCCGGTGACCGGATGCGCGGGGATCCCGCGCCTGCATCATCGGGCCCCGACGGATGTGACGCGGTACCGGGGCAACGGGAGCGGGAGGGCCTGGGCGGCAGCCGGAGTGTGCTCGGGGGGCTCACGGCGTGGTGGTGCCGCCGGGGCGCTGGGCACagtccccggtgtccccgccgccccccggggCTGAGCAGTGCGGAGGGCGAGGCAGGGCATCCCGCGTCCCTTAGACTCACCCTGTcccacccagggcaggagctgtcccagcgGGTGGAGCTGGACACACGCGGCCCCTGGCCCTGAGAGCCGAATACCTGCAGCCGGAGTGTGAATGGCAGTCTTTCCATGATCTCTGTGTTTCCTCGTATAATTTCCTCTTTCTGGGTTCTCATTGTTTCTCTGAGCAAACACCCCAACGCATTTCCTCATCTTGTCTAATGTGTGCAGAATAGTCAAAACaacttttctgtcattttccaGATCATGTCACCCCATGTTGTGGTCAAAGAGAAGCTTTTCTGTTGAATCAGCTGGAGAAAAATTTGCATTGATAAACCATTTACTATTTTGCTGGTAACATTCTTCCTCATTCCAAGATGATTCAGTGGGAGAAACCAAGCACAGGGGATTTGCCGGAGCTCAGGGTGGGTCTcgctgtgcagagcaggggtgTGCTCCAGCAGCCATCTCCaagtgctgtccctgtcctctgtGCCAgtggggcagccctgagcactGCTGCGGGGGAAAGTGACATCTCCTTCCCACCAGCGTTGCCAGATGCTCAGTCTTGCTTCATTTGTCTTCAAGGGATGAATATATGTGGCACTTGGAGCCATGATCTAATTAACAGGGTGGTGATCAAAGGTTGGAttcgatgatctcagaggtcttttccaacctaaaccattctgtttttctgtgagCAGTGCCTGGGATCTGTGTTGGTACCTCCAGAGGATGTTGTGCTGGTGTTTCTCAGCACCCGTCTCTGCAGcctgtggctgtgtcccctcagtgtgACTCTCCTGCTGTAGCTGTTGGCTCTGCAGTGACCACACTGGGCTCCCATGGAAGCCTGGAAGAAGACTTAAATGCTGGATCAAATCCCAATGACGGAGTCACTGTTTTTGCAGGGAGAGGGATATCTTTTCAAGAATGTGTCAGAACAATATCTCTCAGGGATCACCTAAATCTAACTGATGTGGTGCCTTATGTGGGTCTCCTCCAGGCTCTGGTTTTTAAGGGTAATTTTTCTGTGGATCTCTGCGGTAGGTGCATGTCTGCCAGACATGAACACTGGATTCACAGCTGAGGTCACCCATGTTCCTGTTTGATTCTCAGGGAGACTTTGGACAAGTCCCTCTGACCCTCAATATCCTCAGGTGCTTATTTCATCAGAGCAATTTGCTTGTCAGACATTCTCCTCCATTAGCTCCCTAAATGTTATCCAGGATTATGGTCTGCTAAAATAGAAATGTGCCACAATTATGATGTTGTTCCCAAAAGGAGGCACCACCAGGCAAGCACGGGGACAGTGGCAGCACTGAGCTCTCTGTCACGGCACTCCTGAGGTCACAAGGAGCCCTGCCATCCCTCAGGTTGTTCCAGATGGTTTTCCAGGTGCGTGGaagggagctggtgctgctgacaCTGGctggccagcagtgcctgccccGGGGTGCCCGGCTGGGGGGTGATTAGCAGCCACAGGAACCCACGATAAGCACCGGGCCGGCGGGTTCCGCCAGACGGCTGCCAGGTGTGGAGCACCACGTCTCCATGGGCATGGGTGGTTCGGGGAGGAATTGCATCCACCCTGAGtcacagcaggaggagaaggatcATCCTGTacttaaagcatttttcttgCCACGAGCCCTCTTCCCACACAGATTTGTGGAGgtttgtgcagagctgtgctctttCCCTTGCACTGGCCCTGCATTGTCTTGATGTGATGTTGGTGGAAAGCTCTTTGAGCATGACTTTGCTTCCTGCCTTCCTGTCAAGTGCCAGCTTAGAGTTGTAGTAATAACATCAATCTCAAACCAGTTAATTTCACTCACCTCACAGTTGCAAACTTAAACTTTGTCTATTATCCAGAAGCTCCAACCCACTTGTGCTTGGTGCTGATGTGTCCTGGGCAGACCAGTCCTTAAGTTCTCCTATCCTATTGATTGCACATTGGTTTGTGTGtaattcagaaagaaataattaaatagagatggaaaaaaatggaaaattagaTTCCAACTCGCACTTCTGGGACATTGGAGAATAACTTGGTTTAAATGGGTTAGCACTCACAGAATTGGATCTTAGTTAAGCTTAATCTGCTGTCTCAAACATATTAAATGTGTCTTCACCCTGAGATCACATGCAGAAGAAAGGGGAGGCAGTGTGGCAGTGCATCTAATTTTCATTTACTCTGACTGTGGGTCTCTGGTGAAGGCCAGCAGTGTGGCTGGCAGTTTATAGACAGGCTCCTGTGCTCTCCTCAGCTTGGGTGAGCTCTTGTGCTTGAAGACCCCTGTTCCTCCAGAGAGGTCTATTTTAGTGCAGCACTGTTTCATTGGAGCAGATGTTTGTTGAACAGAAACTGATTTGGTATTTGTGCATGCAGTGACTGGGCACTCCTGTTGCAAATTCATGTGGTTATTGGATGCTTGTGTGTAAATTAATAGGGCTCTCATGCATG from Haemorhous mexicanus isolate bHaeMex1 chromosome 18, bHaeMex1.pri, whole genome shotgun sequence harbors:
- the DNTTIP1 gene encoding deoxynucleotidyltransferase terminal-interacting protein 1 isoform X2 gives rise to the protein MGAARDAEQQPGPPGEEGPGDAEEQLVSTSPWNIMIKHRQVQRRGRRSQMTTSFTDPSVSMDLLRAVLQPSINEEIQGIFNKYMKFFQTAAINVRDNVGEEVDPEQLIQETCRSCLEQAKLLFSDGKKVVPRLPHEQAVPKRARQMDEELSRRGSPIPKKRKGRPPGQSLSNDRGVSGMAAWKLKVSEPVKRDGPKWDPSRLTETTTFVLGSRANKALGMGGTRGRLYIKHPHLFKYAADPQDKHWLTEQQHMRAIGGKMAYLLIEEDIRDLAASEDYRDSVDLRLEELKPFIPPAWMTEKMQKHMETLRRGGEVPPPEDPPEP
- the DNTTIP1 gene encoding deoxynucleotidyltransferase terminal-interacting protein 1 isoform X1 → MRTQKEEIIRGNTEIMERLPFTLRLQVFGSQGQGPRVSSSTRWDSSCPGWDRSPWNIMIKHRQVQRRGRRSQMTTSFTDPSVSMDLLRAVLQPSINEEIQGIFNKYMKFFQTAAINVRDNVGEEVDPEQLIQETCRSCLEQAKLLFSDGKKVVPRLPHEQAVPKRARQMDEELSRRGSPIPKKRKGRPPGQSLSNDRGVSGMAAWKLKVSEPVKRDGPKWDPSRLTETTTFVLGSRANKALGMGGTRGRLYIKHPHLFKYAADPQDKHWLTEQQHMRAIGGKMAYLLIEEDIRDLAASEDYRDSVDLRLEELKPFIPPAWMTEKMQKHMETLRRGGEVPPPEDPPEP